Part of the Geodermatophilus obscurus DSM 43160 genome is shown below.
GGGGACAGTGCTTCGGGCGGCCAGCGCTCGCGGTCGCGGCTAACGCGCGGTGTAGCCGCCGTCGATGACGAGTTCGGAGCCGGTGACCCACTTGGCCTGGTCCGATGCGAGGTAGACCGCGCCCCACGCGATGTCGTCGGGCTCACCGGTGCCGCCGAGCGGGTGCAGGGCGTCCAGAGCCGTGCGCGCATCGGGTTCGGACATGCCGGCCTCGGCGACGTAGCGGTGCACCATCGAGGTGAAGATGAAGCCTGGGTGGATTGAGTTCACCCGGATTTTGTCCGGTGCGTAGGTGAGAGCGTCGTTCTTGCTCATCGTGCGCACCGCACCCTTGGACGCATGGTAGGGCGGGACGTCGCCGCCGCCGAGGATGCCGTAGATCGATGAGATGTTGATGATGCTGCCGCCGCCGGAGGCGCGCAGGTGCGGGATCGCGTGCTTGGTGCACAGGAACACCGCGGTCGCGTTCACGGCCATGACGCGGTTCCACTCCTCGAGCGGCAGCTGGTCGGTGGGCTTGTTCATCCCCTCGATGCCAGCGTTGTTGACGAGTACGTCCACGCGACCGTGCTGAGTCGCGACGGCGTCCAACGCGGCGCGGACCTCGTCCTCGTTCGTGACATCGCAGGCGTGGAAGCTGGCCCCCGTCAACGCGCCGGCGACGCGCTCGCCGCCGGCCTTGTCGATGTCGACGACGGCGACAGTGGCGTCCTCCTCGGTCATGCGAGCGGCGATGGCCTCGCCGAGGCCGTTGGAACCGCCGGTGACCACAGCGACCTTGCCCGTGAGCCTGCCCATGGTGTGCTCCTTGTCGATCGAGATCGTAGAGGTGGTGGTGGGTCAGACGGGTGTGGCGAGCAGTTCGCCGAGGTGCTGGTCGATCTGCGACATGTAGGTCGGCGCGACGCCGAACAGGCCGAGGTGGCCGAGGATCTCGTCGATCACCCGCAGCTCGCTGCCGGCGACCAGCTCCTGCTCGGCGCGACAGTCGCGGACGGGGAAGAACATGTCCTCGTCGATGGGCATGACGAAGGTCTTCGCGGTGATCCGACCTAGTGCGGCGGCGAGGTCGCCGCCGGTGTGGCGGGCGACGTCCCCGTGCTGCCACTTCCACGCCATGCACAGCAGGTCGTTCGGGTCCATCACCGTGAAGTACGGCCGCAGGAACCCGTCGAGGAAGGCCTCCTTCGAGTCGAAGTCCATCGCGCGCCAGAACTCCTGCTTCCACGCCTCGGTGGAGAACCCCATCACCGCCCAGATGTCGGCGTGCCGGGTCAGGCCCGCCACGACGTCGGCGTTGGACTTGTACTCGCCCGCGGCGAAGCCCGGGTCGGAGGTGATCGCGTCCATGAGCACGGAGGCGAACAACTGGTCGTGGGGTGTGTTCTGCGCTGTGCCGGCGATCGGTGCAGCGCGCAGCACCTTGTCCGGGAAGCGGACTGCCCACTCGTAGGTCTGCTGGGCGCCCATCGACCCGCCGACGACGAGCTGCAGCTGCTCGACACCGAACCGCTCACGCAGCAGCCGCTCCTGGGCGACGACGTCGTCGCCGATGCGCACCCGCGGAAAGCCCGACATCGCGATCGACGCGTTCTCCCCGTCGGCGTTGTGCGGCGACACCGACAGCCCGCTGCCGATCTGGTCGACCGCGACGATGAAGTACTGCGCCGGGTCCAGGGCGTGCCCCTCGCCCACGTAGACGTCGCGCCAGATCTGGTGCGTGCCGGAGTACCACGTGGTGATGAGGACGGCGTTGTCCTTCGTCGGCGACAGCTCGCCCCACGTGGTGTAGGCCAGCCGGCAGTCCGGAATCGTCCCGCTCTCCTCGAGCTCGAGTCGGCCGACGCTTGCCACGTTGTACTCGCCGTGGAACTCGGGGCTGTAGAACGGGTTCTCGATCATCGGGTCTCCTCCGGGGCCGTGTGGGGGACGGCGACGACTGTGTCGGGGGTCCTGGGCGACGGAGTGTCCGAATCTGGGACACCGGTGGCCCTTGACCGCTGTTCCACGATGTGACGTGAGACACGAGGGAGTGCCGTCATGCTCGATCGCGCCGACCGGAGGCTGCTGCTCACCAGTGCCCGGGCGCACCTGCTGGAGGGCGCGGACCCGGCTCTGCGGGGCGTCCCGGGTCACGTGGCGGCGTCCTGGCGGCGCAGTGCCTCCTCCGGCGTGGACCCCGGCGAAGTCTCGAACGAGTACTTCACCGACCTCGACCTCGGCTCCCGGCTCATCCACTGTGCGCGGCCGGTGATCGAGCAGCTCGCCGAGGAGATCGCCGACGCGCCGATGTGCGTCGCGCTGACCGACAACGGGGCACGCCTCCTGGTGCGCCGGGACAGCGACGCCCAGATCGGCCGGGTCCTCGACCACGTCCACTTCGCGCAGGGCTTCGGCTACGCGGAGGGCACGGTCGGGACCAACGGGGTCGGCACGGTCCTGGAGTTCGGCGAGTCGGTGCACATCATCGGAGCCGAGCACTTCGTCGAGCCGTTGCAGACCTTCGCCTGCGCCGGGGCGCCGATCCGCGACCCGTTCACCGGGCGGATCGCTGGCGTGCTGGACATCAGCTGCCGCAGCCAGGACTCGACTCCGCTCATGCACTCCCTCGTGCGCACCTCGGCGGCGCGCATAGAGCGGAATTTGCTCATGGACCGCGACCAGACCCAGCAAGCACTGTTCGAGCTCTACTCGCGGGTCGACGCGCGCAGCCGTGGAGCAGTCCTCGCCGTCGGGCAGCGGATGGTGATGAGCAACGCGGCGATGCAGACGCTGCTCGACTTGGCCGACCTGGAGGCCCTCCAGGACCACATGCGGTTCGCGATGACCGGGCACGCCCGCCTTGACAACCAGGTCGACCTGCCGTCCGGGACGCGGGTACGGGTGCGCGGGTCGACGGTGGTCGTCGGCGGTGACATCGCCGGGGTCGTCGGCGTGGTCGGGGTGGTGCACGAGCCCGACGGGTTGAGCGCCACGGCGCTCGAGCGCCGGCCGGCTCCGCAGCTGCTATCCGACACCGGACGTGCTCGTGGCGGTCGCGTCGTGGCCAGCTCCAGCCCCGCATGGCGGGCGGCCGCGGCCACCGTCGAGCAGGCGCTGCGGGCCGGGCAGGCAGTCGTCGTCCTCGGCGAGCCCGGCACGGGTCGGGCCACCCTGCTGTCCGATCTGCACCTCTCCCTGCACCCGGCCGGTTCCATCGTCTTCGTCGAGGCGGACGAGGTCGAGGCCGCTCCCCGGGAGGCGGCGGACCGGCTGCTACAGCCCGGTTCAGAGCCGGCGCTACACGTGCTGCGGGACGTTGACCGGCTGTCCCCGCGGACGGCGCAGGCCCTCTTCGCCAGGCTGAGGACGACTGCGCGGCCGCTCGAGCACGTGGCCGCCACGGCGGTGCAGAGCGGCACGGCGGAGGCCCCGCACGGCCCGCTGCTGGCGCTGTTCCGGGCGTCGACGTCGGTACCGCCGCTGCGCCACCGGTCCGCGGACGTCCCCGCCCTCGTCCGGGCCCTGCTGGCCGAGCTGGCACCGTACCGCGAGGTCCGGCTGGACGGCGAGGCGATGCGGCTGGTGGTCCGCTACTGCTGGCCGGGCAACGTGCGGCAACTGCGGGAGGCGCTGGCGTCTGCGCTGCGCCTGCGTCCGGCCGGCTGCATCCAGGCGCGAGACCTGCCCACCTACTGCTCAAGCGTCCCGCGCAGCTCCCTCCGCCCCGTCGACGAGGCCGAACGCGACGCCATCGTCACGGCGCTGCGTTGCGCCGGTGGAAACAAGGTCGCGGCGGCCACCGCGCTCGGACTCGCGCGGTCGACGCTCTACCGCAAGATCCGGCAATACGGCATAAGCGACTGAATCCCGCCAGTGTCCGGATTTGGGACATCACTGTGAGGTCGGGCAGTGCCCACGATGGCAGCGCCCGTGAGGTAGACCACAGAGAGGCGTTCCCCGCGATGACGTCAACCATCGAGACCGCATCCCCGTCCAGCGCGCCCGAGGCGGACCTCGAGCTCGATGCGGTGGTGCTCGGCGCCGGCGTGGCCGGCCTCTACCAGCTCCATCAGCTGCGCGAGCAGGGTTTGCGGGTCCGTGCCTTCGAGGCCGGGGACGACGTCGGCGGGACCTGGTACTGGAACCGCTACCCCGGTGCCCGCTTTGACAGCGAGGGTTACATCTACCAGTACCTGTTCTCCGAGGAGCTGTACAAGGACTGGAGCTGGAGCGAGAAGTTCCCCGGTCAGCCGGAGATCGAGCGCTGGATGCACTACGTCGCCGACCGGCTCGACCTCCGTCGGGACATCCAGTTCTCCACCACGATCACAAGCGCCCACTACG
Proteins encoded:
- a CDS encoding sigma-54-dependent Fis family transcriptional regulator, with the translated sequence MLDRADRRLLLTSARAHLLEGADPALRGVPGHVAASWRRSASSGVDPGEVSNEYFTDLDLGSRLIHCARPVIEQLAEEIADAPMCVALTDNGARLLVRRDSDAQIGRVLDHVHFAQGFGYAEGTVGTNGVGTVLEFGESVHIIGAEHFVEPLQTFACAGAPIRDPFTGRIAGVLDISCRSQDSTPLMHSLVRTSAARIERNLLMDRDQTQQALFELYSRVDARSRGAVLAVGQRMVMSNAAMQTLLDLADLEALQDHMRFAMTGHARLDNQVDLPSGTRVRVRGSTVVVGGDIAGVVGVVGVVHEPDGLSATALERRPAPQLLSDTGRARGGRVVASSSPAWRAAAATVEQALRAGQAVVVLGEPGTGRATLLSDLHLSLHPAGSIVFVEADEVEAAPREAADRLLQPGSEPALHVLRDVDRLSPRTAQALFARLRTTARPLEHVAATAVQSGTAEAPHGPLLALFRASTSVPPLRHRSADVPALVRALLAELAPYREVRLDGEAMRLVVRYCWPGNVRQLREALASALRLRPAGCIQARDLPTYCSSVPRSSLRPVDEAERDAIVTALRCAGGNKVAAATALGLARSTLYRKIRQYGISD
- a CDS encoding alpha/beta fold hydrolase; translation: MIENPFYSPEFHGEYNVASVGRLELEESGTIPDCRLAYTTWGELSPTKDNAVLITTWYSGTHQIWRDVYVGEGHALDPAQYFIVAVDQIGSGLSVSPHNADGENASIAMSGFPRVRIGDDVVAQERLLRERFGVEQLQLVVGGSMGAQQTYEWAVRFPDKVLRAAPIAGTAQNTPHDQLFASVLMDAITSDPGFAAGEYKSNADVVAGLTRHADIWAVMGFSTEAWKQEFWRAMDFDSKEAFLDGFLRPYFTVMDPNDLLCMAWKWQHGDVARHTGGDLAAALGRITAKTFVMPIDEDMFFPVRDCRAEQELVAGSELRVIDEILGHLGLFGVAPTYMSQIDQHLGELLATPV
- a CDS encoding SDR family NAD(P)-dependent oxidoreductase, with the protein product MGRLTGKVAVVTGGSNGLGEAIAARMTEEDATVAVVDIDKAGGERVAGALTGASFHACDVTNEDEVRAALDAVATQHGRVDVLVNNAGIEGMNKPTDQLPLEEWNRVMAVNATAVFLCTKHAIPHLRASGGGSIINISSIYGILGGGDVPPYHASKGAVRTMSKNDALTYAPDKIRVNSIHPGFIFTSMVHRYVAEAGMSEPDARTALDALHPLGGTGEPDDIAWGAVYLASDQAKWVTGSELVIDGGYTAR